Part of the Sulfuricurvum kujiense DSM 16994 genome, CGCTGAATGCCGAAGCAATCGCAATTTCGGCAAGTTCGGGTGCACTTGGGTCTTGATTGATGGCACAGTCCGCATATACGAGTACTTTGGTATCCAGACACATGAAGAACAAACTCGATACCAGCGAGATTTCGGGAAGTGTTTTGATGATCTGCAATGCGGGAAGAACCGTATCCTGCGTCGTATGTACGGCACCCGAAACCATTCCGTCCGCGTCGCCGCTATATACCATCATGGTGGCAAAATAGGTTCGGTGGCTCATTGCGTCTATCGCCGTATTCATACTGAGACCTTTATGCGCACGCAAGGCATAGAAACTGTCGATGTACTGCTGCATAAGCGGAGAAGTCAAAGGGTCGATAATCGTAGCTTTGGAAATATCAAGCCCTAATGTATTGGCCTGATGTAAAACACTTGTCCGTTCTCCCAGTAAAATCAAATCGACGGCATCCCGACGCAATAAAATTTCGGCGGCACGCAAAATACGTTCATCGTTGCTTTCAGGCAGGACGATACGTTTTCGTTCGGATCTGGCGCGCTGATAGAGTGTGTATTCAAACATGGCGGGGGTAATAATATCGCTGTGAGCCGTACGAAGACGCTCTTGGAGCAGATCAACATTTACAGCATTCATAAATGCCCCGATTGCAAGAGCAATTTTACGATTTTGTTCCGGATGGAGCGATGCCGAGATACTGTCTACTTTCAGGGCACTTTGATAGGTATCGCTCTTGACACTTAAAATGGGGATGTTCAGAAAATTGATACCGCCGATGAGTTTTAAAAAATTGTCCGGCGGGATGATACCTCCGGTCAGTAAAATAGCGGAGATGGTAGGGAAATCTTTGGAATAATTGGCATACAGTACGGTTAAAATGATATCTAGACGGTCACCCGGAACGATGATAAGATCGTTATCCTCGAGGCGATCCAGCAAGTGCTCCAAATGCATCGCCGCGATTTTAGGATGTCGTATCATCCGATCGAGATCTTTTTTCTCGCCGACAAGTAAAGAACATTCCAGTGCATGTTTGACTTCGGCAACGCTTAAGCGATCGAGTTCGTCAATTTCTTCCATAAAAAAGGTAAGGGTGCTTTGGTCGATGACCTCTTCGGTGAATCTACGATATATCGCTTCATCCAGCCGATTTACAAAAAGGGCGATCTGTTCCACATGCTCATTTTTGAGCGATACCCGTTCCAAATCGATTTCATGAATGAGCTGTTCATGCGTTTTGTGTTTTCCGTTTATAACGCTGATGTAAGGTGCTTGGAGATTTTTGGCGATAATATGGTTAAAGTTTTGAGAGAGAGTTTTTGAAAAGGAGGCTTGATCCAGCCCCTGAATCATGACGAAATCGAATTCCGACTCTAACCGATGGTACTGTTCAAAGAGGCGTTCCAAAATAATCGATTCTTTCCCCTCTGAGAGGAGTGTTTCTACTTCATCCAGACCGAAACATCGGCAGCTTTCGGGAGTTTGCTCCAAATTAAAGTGTTTTATCATAAACTCTATATCACTGTCGGGCAATGAAATGTTTTTAATAATAGGTTTAAAAAATGCCAGTTTATGAACACGGCTTTTTAGGAGTTCCATAATCCCCATTGAGATGATCAGCGATCCCGAATTTGGCTCTAACGAAGCGATGTAGAGATTTTTAACACTCACGGCGGCACTCCTTGATCATATATACGAACATTTTATCATTGATCTATATTATACATCTTTAATGCGCTTAACACCAAAATAGACCTATACTTCCTCTCACCATTTACGAGGACCTACAATGCCATTTTTACACTTCTCTCTTTTATCCCCGATCGTTCAAGCGGTGAAAGAGAGCGGCTACACTCATCCTACGCCTATTCAGGAAAAAGTGATTCCCCTTGTCTTGGAGAAGAACGATATTCTTGCGCGCGCTCAGACGGGAAGCGGAAAAAGTGCGAGCTTTGTACTGCCGATATTACATCTTTGGTCGTTAAGCCGCAGCGAGGGAAAAGGGAAGATCAAAGCCCTCATCCTGACGCCGACACGCGAATTGACACTGCAGGTGGCACAGGCGTTTGAAAGCATGGGGAAACATCTTCCGATAAAACCGAAAGTGCTCAGCATCATCGGCGGGGAAAGCATCGGCGATCAGCTCTACGCCATTCAGCAGGGTTGTGATATTCTCGTTGCAACATCGGGACGATTTCTGGACGTATTGAAGAAAAAGCAGATGAATTTGTCGCATCTGGAGTTTTTTGTCCTGGATGAAGCGGACAAAATGCTCGACCTCGGATTTGCCGAAGAGCTGGAACTGATTTTGGATGCTATCCCCCAAAAACGCCAAAATCTCCTCTTTTCAGCGACGTATCCGCCGAAGATGGAGTCAATCGCCTCCAAAATCACCCCAAACCCGATTCATGTCACGTTAGAAGCGGAGATGCCGACGGTACAGAATATCCATCAGCGTGTTATCGAAGTAAATCCCGAAAATCGGGGCCCT contains:
- the pta gene encoding phosphate acetyltransferase; translated protein: MSVKNLYIASLEPNSGSLIISMGIMELLKSRVHKLAFFKPIIKNISLPDSDIEFMIKHFNLEQTPESCRCFGLDEVETLLSEGKESIILERLFEQYHRLESEFDFVMIQGLDQASFSKTLSQNFNHIIAKNLQAPYISVINGKHKTHEQLIHEIDLERVSLKNEHVEQIALFVNRLDEAIYRRFTEEVIDQSTLTFFMEEIDELDRLSVAEVKHALECSLLVGEKKDLDRMIRHPKIAAMHLEHLLDRLEDNDLIIVPGDRLDIILTVLYANYSKDFPTISAILLTGGIIPPDNFLKLIGGINFLNIPILSVKSDTYQSALKVDSISASLHPEQNRKIALAIGAFMNAVNVDLLQERLRTAHSDIITPAMFEYTLYQRARSERKRIVLPESNDERILRAAEILLRRDAVDLILLGERTSVLHQANTLGLDISKATIIDPLTSPLMQQYIDSFYALRAHKGLSMNTAIDAMSHRTYFATMMVYSGDADGMVSGAVHTTQDTVLPALQIIKTLPEISLVSSLFFMCLDTKVLVYADCAINQDPSAPELAEIAIASAFSAKAFGIEPRIAMLSYSTGNSGHGDDVEKVREATHIVKERYPDLLIEGPIQYDAAIDPEVALIKLPNSPVAGQATIFIFPDLNTGNNTYKAVQRSSGAVAIGPVLQGLKKPVNDLSRGCEIADIVNTVLITAIQAQQSEKL
- a CDS encoding DEAD/DEAH box helicase, with the translated sequence MPFLHFSLLSPIVQAVKESGYTHPTPIQEKVIPLVLEKNDILARAQTGSGKSASFVLPILHLWSLSRSEGKGKIKALILTPTRELTLQVAQAFESMGKHLPIKPKVLSIIGGESIGDQLYAIQQGCDILVATSGRFLDVLKKKQMNLSHLEFFVLDEADKMLDLGFAEELELILDAIPQKRQNLLFSATYPPKMESIASKITPNPIHVTLEAEMPTVQNIHQRVIEVNPENRGPLLRHLLNTEKWEQVLVFMANKRASDNIAAKFRKYGFSADSFNGDLLQEDRNYVLEQFKKKKIRILFATDIAARGLDIDDITCVVNFDLPRSPADYIHRIGRTGRAGKSGLAISFIGFAERDHFALIEKRSKIKLPREQIEGFELIGTPPPKKKGPEPVKGKGKSKKDKARELAAKNTKDSGNQ